In a genomic window of Aggregatimonas sangjinii:
- the ytxJ gene encoding bacillithiol system redox-active protein YtxJ, translating to MGFLKGLFGNSNGSDEAAAGRAEKDTKKVPWLALTTVAQLNEIVERSKTKTQVVFKHSTTCGISRMVMNMFNSNYDLEEGQMDFYYLDLHAYREVSNETGYLFQVMHQSPQLLIVRNGTAVAHASHGAITELDLHKYV from the coding sequence ATGGGATTTTTAAAAGGATTGTTCGGTAATAGTAACGGAAGTGACGAGGCTGCTGCAGGGCGCGCGGAAAAAGATACCAAAAAGGTACCTTGGTTGGCTTTGACCACGGTTGCGCAATTAAATGAAATCGTTGAAAGGTCGAAAACGAAAACCCAGGTTGTTTTTAAGCACTCCACCACCTGCGGTATTAGCAGAATGGTAATGAACATGTTCAACAGTAATTATGACCTTGAGGAAGGCCAAATGGATTTTTACTACTTGGATTTGCATGCTTACCGAGAGGTTTCGAACGAGACGGGCTATCTTTTTCAAGTAATGCACCAATCGCCCCAACTGTTGATTGTTCGAAATGGTACTGCGGTCGCACATGCATCGCACGGAGCTATAACCGAGCTGGATTTACATAAATACGTGTAA
- a CDS encoding TetR/AcrR family transcriptional regulator encodes MTTKAERTTAFIIETVAPVFNKHGYIGTSMSDLTEATGLTKGALYGNFENKEALALAAFEYNSKMLLTTLDEQLAGGDSALERIGSLLNFYRNYSEYNEPMGGCPILNVGVDSKHNNRLLNAAARETIGIIEGKIALVLENGANNKEFKLPVTPLQFAKQLYTMLQGAVAMATMTGDHKYLVNTIAYLDQLVKRELKK; translated from the coding sequence ATGACCACCAAAGCTGAGAGAACCACAGCATTCATAATAGAAACCGTTGCGCCAGTCTTCAATAAACATGGCTATATCGGCACTAGTATGAGTGATCTTACGGAAGCTACAGGCCTCACTAAAGGGGCGCTTTACGGTAATTTTGAAAATAAGGAAGCCCTGGCTTTGGCCGCTTTTGAATACAATAGCAAGATGTTATTGACGACCCTCGATGAGCAATTGGCAGGAGGTGATAGTGCTTTGGAACGTATTGGCTCATTATTGAATTTTTATCGCAACTATAGCGAATATAATGAACCCATGGGCGGATGCCCCATACTGAATGTCGGTGTTGACAGCAAGCACAATAATCGCCTGCTAAATGCCGCTGCACGGGAAACCATTGGTATTATCGAGGGCAAAATAGCGCTGGTGCTGGAGAATGGTGCCAATAATAAAGAATTCAAATTACCGGTTACCCCATTACAATTTGCAAAGCAACTGTACACCATGCTGCAAGGTGCTGTTGCCATGGCTACAATGACCGGAGACCATAAGTACCTGGTGAATACTATCGCCTATCTCGACCAACTCGTCAAACGAGAACTTAAAAAGTGA
- a CDS encoding response regulator transcription factor, with the protein MGRTIKILSVDDHQMTALGYKYILEDAEFDDFDVRVDVATGYEEGQKKIEFSARSVRYDIILLDISLFPPEAKDPRTGEDLGKLARQLVPESSIVFMSSFSDSFRINSICQAVDPEGYMVKSEIDELSLIEMVKTVTTAPPYYTHLALVAARKNIAQDYKIDKLDRTLLYELSIGTKTKDMRARIPVSMATIDNRKRALKILFGVKEKNDLALIEEARNRGFI; encoded by the coding sequence ATGGGTAGAACAATTAAAATATTATCGGTAGACGACCATCAGATGACCGCATTGGGGTATAAGTATATTCTCGAAGATGCGGAATTCGATGACTTTGATGTACGTGTAGATGTGGCCACGGGATATGAGGAAGGTCAAAAGAAAATTGAATTCTCGGCCCGTTCGGTGCGATACGACATTATTCTCTTGGATATTTCGCTTTTTCCACCAGAGGCAAAAGACCCCCGTACAGGGGAGGATTTGGGTAAACTGGCCCGCCAACTGGTTCCGGAGAGCAGCATCGTATTCATGTCCTCCTTTAGCGACAGTTTTCGAATCAATAGCATTTGTCAGGCCGTCGATCCGGAAGGCTATATGGTCAAGTCCGAAATCGATGAACTTTCCCTTATCGAAATGGTAAAGACCGTAACTACCGCCCCACCTTACTACACACATTTGGCATTGGTAGCGGCAAGAAAAAATATCGCGCAAGATTATAAAATTGACAAACTCGATAGAACGCTTCTCTACGAATTATCAATAGGCACCAAGACCAAAGATATGCGTGCTAGAATCCCAGTCTCTATGGCTACCATCGACAATCGCAAAAGGGCTCTGAAGATACTCTTCGGTGTAAAGGAAAAAAACGACCTGGCATTGATAGAAGAGGCGAGAAACCGTGGTTTCATTTAG
- a CDS encoding acyl-CoA thioesterase, giving the protein MPHHEKTIIVSEADLDELQHVNNVRYLQWIQDISKEHWQILVAAEDQKAMIWVVMRHEIDYKNAAVIGDELRIKTHINSSRGATSVRVVEMVNTKTDQLVVRSRTKWCLLSSITNKPIRIPENIIAIFSTD; this is encoded by the coding sequence ATGCCCCATCACGAAAAAACGATTATCGTATCGGAGGCCGATTTAGATGAATTACAGCACGTGAATAATGTGCGGTACTTACAATGGATACAGGATATTTCGAAAGAGCACTGGCAAATTCTAGTAGCTGCGGAAGATCAAAAAGCGATGATTTGGGTAGTAATGCGTCACGAAATAGACTATAAGAATGCAGCTGTCATCGGGGACGAATTACGCATTAAGACCCATATAAATAGTAGTCGGGGAGCAACTTCGGTACGGGTTGTGGAAATGGTAAATACCAAAACAGATCAACTAGTCGTTCGCTCACGAACGAAATGGTGTTTGCTGAGCAGTATTACAAATAAGCCTATACGCATTCCCGAGAACATTATCGCGATTTTTAGCACGGATTAA
- the glyA gene encoding serine hydroxymethyltransferase, with protein MQRDTRIFELIAEEKERQINGIELIASENFTSPQVMEAAGSVLTNKYAEGYPGKRYYGGCEVVDVVEQLAIDRAKELFGAAYANVQPHSGSQANAAVYHACLQPGDTILGFDLSHGGHLTHGSPVNFSGRLYNPVFYGVEEETGLLNYDAIQEIATKEKPKMIIAGASAYSRDMDFERFRKIADSVGALLLADIAHPAGLIAKGILSDPIPHCHIVTTTTHKTLRGPRGGLILMGEDFDNPFGITLKNGKLRKMSALLDLAVFPGNQGGPLEHIIAAKAIAFGEALTDDFLHYMLQVKKNAAAMAAAFVAKDYKIISGGTDNHMMLIDLRNKDITGKDAERILVNADITANKNMVPFDDKSPFVTSGIRFGTAAITTRGLKEGDMATIVDLVDEVLTHPDTEEVQASVKVKVNAMMKGRALFNG; from the coding sequence ATGCAACGCGACACTCGTATTTTTGAACTTATAGCAGAAGAAAAAGAACGCCAGATCAATGGTATAGAACTTATTGCTTCGGAGAATTTTACTAGTCCGCAGGTTATGGAAGCCGCTGGTTCGGTCCTGACCAATAAATATGCCGAGGGATATCCTGGAAAACGGTATTACGGAGGTTGTGAGGTGGTTGATGTCGTAGAACAGCTGGCCATCGATAGGGCCAAAGAACTTTTTGGTGCCGCTTACGCCAATGTGCAGCCGCATTCCGGATCTCAAGCAAATGCGGCGGTATACCATGCATGCCTGCAACCTGGAGACACGATATTGGGTTTTGACCTGTCCCATGGCGGACATTTAACACACGGGTCTCCCGTAAACTTTTCAGGTCGCCTGTACAATCCGGTTTTTTATGGGGTAGAGGAGGAGACCGGTCTGCTCAACTATGATGCTATTCAGGAAATCGCGACCAAGGAAAAGCCAAAAATGATCATTGCTGGTGCATCTGCCTATTCAAGGGATATGGACTTCGAGCGCTTTCGCAAGATAGCCGATAGCGTTGGTGCACTTTTATTGGCTGATATTGCCCATCCAGCCGGATTGATAGCAAAAGGAATTTTGAGCGACCCTATTCCCCATTGCCATATTGTGACGACTACCACACATAAAACGTTAAGAGGCCCTAGAGGGGGACTCATATTGATGGGCGAGGATTTTGATAACCCGTTCGGTATTACCCTGAAGAATGGAAAACTACGCAAGATGTCGGCGTTATTAGACCTTGCTGTGTTCCCGGGTAACCAAGGTGGTCCTTTAGAGCATATCATCGCGGCAAAGGCCATCGCTTTTGGAGAAGCATTGACCGACGATTTTCTACATTATATGTTGCAAGTAAAAAAGAACGCGGCTGCAATGGCTGCTGCTTTTGTGGCAAAGGATTATAAAATTATTTCTGGTGGTACGGACAATCATATGATGCTTATCGATCTCCGAAATAAAGATATTACCGGTAAGGATGCAGAACGTATTTTGGTAAATGCGGATATTACCGCGAACAAGAACATGGTTCCATTCGATGACAAATCACCGTTTGTAACATCGGGTATACGATTTGGTACTGCCGCCATTACTACCCGCGGACTTAAAGAAGGTGATATGGCCACTATCGTAGACTTGGTGGACGAAGTTTTGACCCATCCCGACACGGAGGAGGTGCAAGCAAGTGTAAAAGTTAAAGTGAATGCGATGATGAAAGGCCGGGCACTTTTTAACGGGTAG
- the clpB gene encoding ATP-dependent chaperone ClpB: protein MNFNNYTIKSQEAVQYAQQLAQEMGHQQIENEHLFKALMVVEENVIPFILKKLNINTALLTQVLDKELESFPKVSGGDMMMGRNAGKSLNEASSIAKKMDDEFVSIEHLLLAIFKSKSKIAQILKDQGATEKDLVAAINELRKGGRVTSQSAEETYNSLEKYAKNLNQMADNGKLDPVIGRDEEIRRILQILSRRTKNNPMLVGEPGVGKTAIAEGLAHRIVQGDIPENLKDKVIYSLDMGALIAGAKYKGEFEERLKAVIKEVVSSDGDIVLFIDEIHTLVGAGGGQGAMDAANILKPALARGELRAIGATTLDEYQKYFEKDKALERRFQKVVVNEPDTESAISILRGIKEKYETHHKVRIKDEAVIAAVELSQRYITNRFLPDKAIDLMDEAASKLRMEINSKPEELDVLDRKIMQLEIEIEAIKREDDKAKLKVLNVDLANLKEERNELFAKWESEKMVVDNIQKTKQDIENFKVEAERAERNGDYGKVAELRYGKIKEANEKLRELQDALAEQQHAGTLIKEEVTNEDIAEVVAKWTGIPVAKMLQSEREKLLKLEEVLHKRVVGQEEAIQAVSDAIRRSRAGLQDTKKPIGSFLFLGTTGVGKTELTKTLAAYLFDDENAMTRIDMSEYQERHSVSRLVGAPPGYVGYDEGGQLTEAVRRRPYSVVLLDEIEKAHPDTFNILLQVLDEGRLTDNKGRVADFKNSIIIMTSNMGSHIIQERFENTKDIDSAAEAARVEVLGLLRQTIRPEFLNRIDDIIMFTPLSEVDITKIVDLQLGQLKKMLAKQHITIDATDEAIAQIARKGYEPQYGARPIKRVIQKLVLNELSKELLSGKISADSIVLIDSFDDQLVFRNQNEMVN, encoded by the coding sequence ATGAACTTTAATAATTACACTATAAAATCGCAGGAGGCTGTACAATATGCCCAGCAACTTGCCCAAGAGATGGGACATCAGCAGATAGAGAACGAACACTTGTTCAAAGCGCTCATGGTCGTTGAAGAAAATGTGATTCCGTTTATCCTAAAAAAATTGAACATAAACACCGCTTTATTAACTCAGGTATTGGACAAGGAATTGGAAAGTTTCCCCAAGGTATCGGGTGGTGATATGATGATGGGACGCAATGCCGGAAAATCCTTGAACGAGGCAAGTAGTATTGCCAAGAAAATGGACGATGAGTTTGTTTCCATTGAGCATTTGTTACTGGCCATTTTCAAATCGAAAAGTAAAATCGCCCAAATTTTAAAAGATCAGGGTGCTACGGAGAAAGACCTTGTAGCGGCAATCAACGAATTGCGCAAAGGAGGAAGGGTAACCTCGCAGAGCGCCGAAGAAACGTACAACTCTTTAGAAAAATACGCTAAAAACCTGAATCAAATGGCCGATAACGGCAAGCTCGACCCTGTAATCGGTCGTGATGAGGAAATACGGCGCATATTGCAAATATTATCACGGCGTACCAAAAACAACCCAATGCTCGTAGGTGAACCGGGCGTAGGTAAAACAGCCATCGCCGAAGGCTTGGCCCATCGCATCGTTCAAGGCGATATTCCCGAAAATCTAAAAGATAAGGTCATCTATTCTTTGGATATGGGGGCATTAATCGCCGGGGCGAAATACAAAGGCGAATTCGAAGAACGGTTAAAAGCCGTTATTAAGGAGGTCGTATCCTCCGATGGGGACATCGTACTTTTTATCGATGAGATACACACCCTTGTCGGGGCAGGTGGAGGTCAAGGAGCTATGGACGCAGCGAATATTCTAAAACCAGCCTTGGCCAGAGGAGAGCTTAGAGCTATTGGCGCTACCACTTTAGACGAATATCAAAAATACTTTGAAAAAGACAAGGCCTTGGAGCGTCGTTTTCAAAAGGTGGTCGTAAACGAGCCGGACACCGAGAGCGCTATCTCCATTCTCCGCGGAATAAAAGAAAAATATGAGACCCACCATAAAGTCCGTATCAAGGATGAAGCCGTTATAGCTGCGGTGGAACTTTCACAGCGTTACATTACCAATCGCTTTCTACCCGACAAGGCGATAGATTTGATGGATGAGGCAGCATCTAAACTGCGCATGGAAATCAATTCAAAACCAGAAGAACTTGATGTTTTGGATCGAAAAATCATGCAGTTGGAAATCGAAATCGAGGCTATTAAACGGGAAGATGACAAAGCAAAACTCAAGGTTTTGAATGTTGACCTGGCCAATTTGAAAGAGGAAAGAAACGAATTATTCGCGAAATGGGAAAGCGAAAAGATGGTCGTAGACAATATTCAGAAAACAAAACAGGATATTGAGAATTTTAAGGTCGAGGCCGAACGGGCGGAACGCAATGGCGATTACGGCAAAGTAGCGGAGCTGCGATACGGAAAAATCAAGGAGGCCAACGAGAAACTGCGGGAGCTGCAAGACGCACTGGCCGAACAACAGCATGCGGGCACTTTAATAAAGGAAGAGGTTACCAATGAGGATATTGCCGAGGTAGTTGCGAAATGGACCGGTATCCCGGTAGCGAAAATGCTACAAAGTGAAAGGGAAAAGCTTTTGAAACTAGAAGAGGTACTGCACAAGCGCGTAGTGGGCCAAGAGGAAGCCATACAGGCCGTTTCCGATGCCATTCGTAGAAGCAGGGCGGGTCTTCAGGACACTAAAAAGCCTATAGGGTCATTTCTTTTCCTAGGAACCACAGGAGTGGGAAAAACGGAACTTACCAAGACCTTGGCCGCTTATCTGTTCGATGATGAAAACGCAATGACTCGGATTGACATGAGCGAATACCAAGAACGGCATTCGGTAAGTCGTTTGGTAGGTGCTCCTCCGGGATATGTGGGCTATGATGAAGGGGGACAATTGACGGAAGCGGTTCGCCGGCGACCCTACTCCGTGGTGCTGTTGGACGAAATCGAAAAAGCGCATCCGGATACCTTCAATATTCTATTGCAGGTTTTGGACGAAGGCAGGCTCACCGATAATAAAGGTCGGGTTGCCGATTTTAAGAACAGTATCATTATTATGACCAGTAATATGGGAAGTCATATCATTCAGGAAAGATTCGAGAACACCAAGGATATCGACAGTGCAGCGGAAGCCGCTCGTGTAGAGGTGCTTGGCTTACTACGCCAAACCATACGGCCGGAATTTCTGAACCGCATCGATGATATCATTATGTTCACTCCGCTTAGCGAAGTGGATATTACTAAGATCGTAGACTTGCAACTAGGGCAATTGAAGAAAATGTTGGCCAAGCAACATATCACTATCGATGCCACCGATGAAGCTATAGCGCAAATAGCGCGGAAAGGGTACGAACCGCAGTATGGAGCACGACCAATCAAAAGAGTCATTCAGAAACTTGTTTTGAACGAGCTTTCAAAAGAGCTTCTAAGCGGAAAGATAAGTGCCGATAGTATCGTTTTAATCGATTCTTTCGATGATCAATTGGTATTTCGAAATCAGAATGAAATGGTGAATTAG
- a CDS encoding tetratricopeptide repeat-containing sensor histidine kinase: MQLKLNPQFLISSIAILFSLSCGNDNLNTSVQRVVSQDSVGYWILKDNAQNNTIYEENLRKALSAVQEEKNDSLKANYASDLSLKFLMKKDSINFKKANKLALFSAQKIKDSSKIAAAHWDAGDFFRDYNVADSAYFHYNAAHKIYKELNKDYNSGRMLYNMSLALTTIKDYTTAETYAIEAIKIFKPLKKHDKLYSCYNHLGIVSNNLKEYQKALEYHQKALEFLKKADYNSVDEARSKNNIGSVYLAQDRYELALKEFLEVLKSDSLFFKNTKLYAKALSNAAYSRFKLKDTTEVRDLFEKAIVIKDSIRDTKALSRSYYTMAEFLLSKKDSSTALNFAKKAKKTSQASDNNLRVLETLGLLTKIDPKNATAYTSEYITLNDSLQIAERRARNKFERIRFETNETLAENELLARQKQLWTGIAATLLLLAISSFIIIDQRRKNEKLRFQEEQQASNQKIFNMLLNEKSNIEEGKKLAQKRISEELHDAVQGRIQGIRMLLLGLNKRNTPEAIEQRGLAISELQDVQEEVRAISHELSHSAYQKIYGFITTIQDLLNDVKESAGLQSLFLFNEEVDWDGFDGDVKINVYRIIQESIQNCVKHAHAKNVELTFSIQEDKVFKVVLKDDGKGFKVKNRKKGIGMRNINSRVEKLKGSWEINSTIGEGTTVILYIPIKNHEQFHKAAETIVAAS; this comes from the coding sequence ATGCAGTTAAAATTGAATCCACAATTTTTAATAAGTTCCATTGCAATTTTATTTTCACTTTCTTGTGGAAATGATAACCTAAATACTTCAGTTCAAAGAGTCGTCTCTCAGGATAGTGTGGGATACTGGATTTTAAAGGACAACGCCCAGAATAATACTATTTATGAAGAAAATTTGAGAAAGGCACTTTCTGCGGTACAGGAAGAAAAAAACGATTCACTTAAAGCAAATTATGCATCTGATCTTTCTTTGAAGTTTCTGATGAAAAAAGATTCGATAAATTTTAAAAAAGCCAATAAACTTGCTCTTTTCTCTGCTCAAAAAATTAAAGACTCCTCTAAAATTGCGGCGGCCCACTGGGATGCAGGCGATTTTTTTAGAGACTACAATGTTGCCGATAGCGCTTATTTCCACTACAATGCGGCGCATAAAATTTATAAAGAACTAAACAAAGACTACAACTCGGGTCGTATGTTATACAACATGTCTTTGGCCCTGACAACAATTAAGGACTATACAACCGCAGAAACTTATGCTATAGAAGCCATAAAAATTTTTAAACCTTTGAAAAAACACGACAAATTATATAGTTGCTACAACCATCTAGGAATTGTATCGAATAATTTAAAAGAGTATCAAAAGGCTTTGGAATATCATCAAAAGGCCCTCGAATTTCTCAAGAAAGCCGATTATAATAGTGTTGATGAAGCGAGGTCTAAAAATAACATTGGGTCTGTTTATCTTGCACAGGACAGATATGAACTCGCTTTAAAGGAATTTCTGGAAGTGCTTAAATCCGATAGTCTTTTCTTCAAAAATACTAAGTTATATGCCAAAGCGTTGAGCAATGCCGCCTACAGTCGATTTAAGTTAAAAGACACCACTGAAGTCCGGGATTTATTTGAAAAGGCCATCGTCATCAAAGATAGCATTAGAGACACCAAAGCCCTTTCCCGCTCATATTACACTATGGCGGAGTTCTTGTTATCCAAGAAAGACTCTTCTACTGCACTTAACTTTGCAAAAAAAGCAAAAAAAACATCACAAGCAAGCGACAACAACCTTAGGGTGCTGGAAACCTTAGGCCTTTTGACGAAAATAGACCCTAAAAACGCTACCGCTTACACCTCTGAATACATTACCCTTAACGACAGCCTACAAATTGCCGAACGCCGGGCCCGTAACAAATTTGAACGTATCCGTTTTGAAACCAACGAGACCCTCGCCGAAAACGAACTCCTCGCCAGACAAAAGCAATTATGGACCGGTATTGCCGCAACATTATTGCTGCTGGCCATTTCGTCTTTTATCATCATAGATCAGCGGCGAAAAAACGAGAAGTTGCGTTTTCAAGAAGAACAGCAGGCGAGCAATCAAAAAATCTTCAATATGCTACTTAATGAGAAATCGAATATTGAAGAAGGTAAGAAACTCGCCCAAAAACGTATTTCCGAAGAATTGCATGACGCCGTACAAGGTCGCATTCAAGGTATTCGAATGCTTTTATTGGGTTTGAATAAGCGCAATACACCTGAAGCAATCGAACAACGAGGCCTTGCTATTTCCGAGCTACAGGACGTACAAGAAGAAGTAAGGGCTATTTCGCATGAGCTTAGCCATTCGGCCTACCAAAAAATTTATGGTTTTATTACCACCATACAGGATTTGTTGAACGATGTTAAGGAAAGTGCGGGACTTCAAAGTTTATTCCTGTTCAATGAAGAAGTCGACTGGGATGGCTTCGATGGCGACGTAAAAATCAACGTGTACCGAATCATTCAGGAGAGCATCCAAAATTGTGTCAAACATGCCCATGCAAAAAATGTAGAATTGACTTTTAGCATCCAAGAAGATAAGGTATTCAAAGTAGTTTTGAAGGATGACGGGAAGGGCTTTAAGGTAAAGAACCGTAAAAAAGGTATCGGTATGCGGAATATCAATTCACGGGTGGAAAAATTAAAAGGCTCGTGGGAAATTAACAGCACAATCGGGGAAGGTACCACGGTAATTTTGTATATTCCTATTAAAAATCATGAACAATTTCATAAAGCTGCGGAAACTATAGTGGCAGCGTCATAA
- a CDS encoding LytR/AlgR family response regulator transcription factor, giving the protein MQYTYLIIDSETTSCLELQDYLEEYPEFVAKGHCLDEKEGINGILKHEPDIVFINLDKNAKEHFGMVTELHRYIQTLPILIGISQTQEQAYMAIKNNFFDYWLMPSTELEVRKSLLKLKRRNSRNEEPLKLCLKSYRDYHYVNTEDILYLKADNNATDVFMADGTKINAYKSLKKFEQQLPDNFVRVHQSYILNTKHVARINYGKAICSLTGQNLQLPFSKTYKENIDCLKSRLSKNSIVSLN; this is encoded by the coding sequence GTGCAGTATACGTACCTTATCATCGATTCCGAAACCACGTCGTGTTTGGAGCTACAAGACTATTTGGAAGAATATCCAGAGTTTGTAGCCAAAGGGCATTGCTTGGACGAAAAAGAAGGCATTAATGGCATTTTGAAACACGAACCCGACATCGTTTTTATCAATTTAGATAAAAATGCCAAGGAACATTTCGGGATGGTCACTGAATTGCATCGCTACATTCAGACTTTGCCGATTTTGATAGGCATCTCCCAAACGCAAGAACAAGCGTATATGGCGATTAAAAACAATTTCTTTGATTATTGGTTGATGCCCTCCACCGAATTGGAAGTTCGAAAGTCGCTTTTGAAACTGAAGCGTAGAAATTCGAGAAATGAAGAGCCGTTAAAACTCTGTTTAAAATCATACCGCGATTACCATTATGTCAACACCGAGGACATCCTCTATTTAAAGGCAGATAATAACGCTACAGATGTTTTTATGGCCGATGGTACCAAAATAAATGCCTATAAAAGCCTTAAAAAATTCGAGCAACAATTGCCCGATAATTTCGTTAGGGTTCATCAGAGCTATATATTGAATACAAAGCATGTGGCCCGTATCAATTACGGAAAGGCCATTTGTAGTCTTACAGGGCAAAATCTTCAGTTGCCTTTTTCCAAGACGTATAAAGAGAATATCGATTGCCTCAAATCGAGACTCTCAAAAAATTCAATAGTATCTTTAAATTAA
- a CDS encoding glutaminyl-peptide cyclotransferase, with product MNIFKFISLNLFSLLVLGCGDMDRKKAALFAIQLDGKEFKQNESVAVSIKNKDGKTVENVSYSIDGKTLELTDGKLLLDIGQLGNKVLKAKVAYDEGVEEVTKDIRIFAPSAPEVYTYEIIKEYPHDNRAYTQGLEFHDGVLYESTGKPGRSSLRKVDFETGKVLQQVDMDKTIFGEGITIFDEKIYMLSWKKKTGYIYKLSDLSKINNFQYGESKEGWGLTNNGTKLIKSDGTEKIWFLNPETLIEEGYIQTVTHNKIVNSANELEYVAGKIYANVYQKPSIMIIDATSGAIEGVVNFSGLSKKITKTPDWNDKDQVFNGIAYHPDRKTFFVTGKDWDKMFEVHILKK from the coding sequence ATGAACATCTTTAAATTTATAAGCCTGAATCTTTTCTCCTTACTCGTTCTTGGTTGTGGTGATATGGATAGGAAAAAGGCAGCGCTTTTTGCTATCCAACTAGACGGAAAGGAATTCAAGCAAAATGAGTCCGTAGCAGTTTCTATTAAGAACAAGGACGGGAAAACCGTAGAAAACGTGAGCTATTCCATTGATGGAAAAACACTGGAACTCACTGACGGAAAATTACTTCTCGACATCGGGCAGTTGGGAAATAAAGTTTTAAAAGCTAAAGTAGCATACGACGAGGGTGTAGAGGAAGTTACCAAAGACATACGCATTTTTGCACCTTCCGCTCCTGAGGTGTATACCTATGAAATCATTAAGGAGTACCCGCATGACAACAGGGCCTATACCCAAGGATTGGAATTTCACGACGGGGTCCTCTACGAAAGCACCGGTAAACCAGGTAGGTCGTCTTTGCGAAAAGTAGATTTTGAAACCGGGAAAGTACTACAGCAGGTAGATATGGACAAAACGATTTTTGGTGAGGGAATTACCATTTTCGATGAGAAAATATATATGCTCAGTTGGAAAAAAAAGACAGGCTATATCTACAAGCTTTCCGACCTGAGCAAAATAAACAATTTTCAATACGGCGAAAGTAAGGAAGGTTGGGGGTTGACCAATAACGGTACGAAATTGATCAAAAGTGACGGTACCGAAAAAATATGGTTCCTCAATCCGGAAACCCTGATCGAGGAAGGCTACATTCAAACCGTAACCCACAATAAAATTGTCAATAGTGCCAATGAGCTGGAGTATGTAGCTGGTAAAATCTACGCCAACGTGTACCAAAAGCCTAGTATAATGATTATCGATGCAACGAGCGGCGCTATCGAGGGAGTGGTCAACTTTAGCGGCTTATCGAAGAAAATCACGAAAACACCGGATTGGAACGATAAAGATCAGGTTTTTAATGGCATTGCGTATCATCCGGACCGAAAAACCTTTTTCGTGACCGGAAAGGACTGGGACAAAATGTTCGAGGTGCACATACTGAAAAAATAA